One window of the Rubinisphaera margarita genome contains the following:
- a CDS encoding arylsulfatase yields MLRILAFLLLPLTLVSQSTAAEPRPNIVLIMADDLGFADLGCYGSEIETPNLDRLAGDGLRFTQFYNTAKCHSSRVSLLTGLYCDQAGSEKLSRGATIAEVLRPAGYSTAMVGKWHLSQQPTDFGFQRYWGHLSGATNFFTGDDTFRLNGEEWTVPAKLNGRPFYTTHAIADYGIQFIDEMRKTEDPFLLYVAFNAPHYPLQAPQKDVEKYDGKYDAGWDQVRRERHARQLEMGLLPAKWELSPRPEHVPAWDSLSQEEQQWEADRMEVFAAMVDVLDQNVGRLVSHLQETGEFENTLFLFCSDNGACPFERTRGRNLKPWDPASYWTYDASWAHVGNTPFRLYKQNQHEGGISSPLIVHWPAGLKAEKNSITDQPGHLIDFMATFVDIAAAEYPEQIGDRDIDPLQGKSLRPIFAGKQREPHETLYFHFSTDRALRQGEWKLVSAKLGKWELYNLKNDRTELHDVSDQHPDRVEAMASEWFRLAEEVDRLSKKQLKPVTNKRKPLSFRKDTSEQLKKN; encoded by the coding sequence ATGCTGCGAATTCTCGCTTTCCTGCTGTTGCCGCTGACTCTTGTATCGCAGTCAACCGCAGCGGAGCCCCGTCCGAACATCGTGCTGATCATGGCCGATGACCTGGGGTTTGCCGATCTGGGATGTTACGGCTCGGAGATCGAGACGCCGAATCTTGATCGACTCGCTGGAGACGGTTTGCGATTCACCCAATTCTACAACACGGCCAAATGCCATTCTTCGCGAGTGTCGCTGCTCACCGGGCTCTACTGCGATCAGGCGGGAAGCGAGAAGCTCTCACGCGGAGCCACGATCGCCGAAGTCCTGCGGCCTGCCGGATACTCCACGGCTATGGTCGGCAAGTGGCATCTGAGCCAGCAGCCGACTGACTTCGGTTTTCAGCGTTATTGGGGCCATCTTTCCGGAGCGACGAATTTCTTCACCGGCGATGACACCTTCCGGTTGAACGGCGAAGAATGGACCGTACCCGCGAAACTCAACGGACGTCCGTTTTACACCACGCATGCGATCGCGGATTATGGCATCCAGTTCATCGATGAGATGCGGAAGACCGAGGATCCGTTCCTGCTTTACGTCGCTTTCAATGCACCGCACTACCCGCTGCAGGCTCCTCAGAAGGACGTTGAAAAGTACGACGGGAAGTACGATGCCGGCTGGGATCAGGTGCGCCGGGAACGTCACGCCCGTCAGCTCGAAATGGGATTGCTGCCGGCGAAGTGGGAACTGAGCCCGCGTCCGGAGCATGTGCCTGCCTGGGATTCACTCTCTCAGGAGGAGCAGCAATGGGAAGCGGATCGGATGGAAGTCTTCGCGGCTATGGTCGATGTGCTTGATCAGAATGTTGGCCGACTGGTGAGTCATCTGCAGGAGACCGGCGAATTCGAAAACACGTTGTTCCTGTTCTGTTCCGATAACGGAGCCTGTCCCTTCGAGAGAACGCGCGGCCGCAATCTGAAGCCGTGGGATCCCGCCTCTTACTGGACTTACGATGCCAGCTGGGCTCATGTCGGAAACACGCCGTTTCGGTTGTATAAGCAGAATCAGCATGAAGGCGGGATCTCATCGCCGTTGATCGTCCATTGGCCGGCAGGATTGAAAGCCGAGAAGAATTCCATCACCGATCAGCCGGGACATCTGATCGACTTCATGGCAACGTTCGTCGATATCGCCGCTGCCGAATATCCCGAACAGATCGGAGATCGCGACATCGATCCGCTGCAGGGGAAGTCGTTGCGGCCGATCTTCGCCGGCAAGCAGCGCGAGCCGCACGAGACGCTCTACTTTCACTTCAGCACCGACCGGGCACTGCGTCAGGGCGAATGGAAACTGGTTTCGGCCAAGCTCGGGAAGTGGGAACTCTATAACCTGAAAAACGATCGCACGGAACTGCACGACGTGAGCGATCAACATCCCGACCGCGTCGAAGCGATGGCCAGCGAATGGTTCCGTCTGGCCGAAGAAGTCGATCGGCTTTCCAAGAAGCAGCTGAAGCCTGTGACCAACAAACGGAAGCCTCTCTCGTTCCGAAAGGATACGAGTGAGCAACTGAAGAAGAATTAG
- a CDS encoding DUF1559 domain-containing protein, producing the protein MPVIHANRTRRGFTLIELLVVIAIIAILVALLLPAVQQAREAARRSSCKNNLKQLGLALHNYHDTHKTFPQGAMGQPTVGSGEQRQTNNFSWHVQILPMMEESALHDQFDFDLFYDVQVNEDAAMNKVDGYYCPSARNVDHESNEAGQWAVHYLGIAGPFGPIAGTSPTRNHEFAGSSTNSHGGIAKCGILTMNENRNFSDIVDGTTNTLLVGEYSGRPETNGTKTFRPWHQGASSSGANAAMYCCKNVKQTINQRPSTYISADPLWKFNDVGASSQHDGGAQFLMGDASVRFLSQNMDFETYKNLADMQDEMVIGEF; encoded by the coding sequence ATGCCAGTAATTCACGCCAATCGAACTCGCAGGGGCTTCACGCTGATCGAGCTCCTGGTCGTCATCGCGATCATCGCCATTCTGGTTGCTCTGCTCCTGCCCGCTGTTCAGCAGGCCCGCGAAGCCGCCCGACGCAGCAGCTGTAAGAACAACCTGAAGCAGCTGGGGTTGGCGCTCCATAATTACCACGACACCCACAAGACGTTCCCGCAGGGAGCAATGGGTCAGCCGACAGTCGGCTCCGGTGAACAGCGACAAACCAACAACTTCAGCTGGCATGTGCAGATCCTGCCGATGATGGAAGAAAGCGCCCTGCACGATCAGTTCGATTTCGATCTGTTCTACGACGTCCAGGTCAACGAAGACGCGGCCATGAACAAGGTCGACGGCTATTACTGCCCGAGCGCCCGCAACGTCGATCATGAATCCAACGAAGCCGGCCAGTGGGCCGTGCATTATCTGGGAATCGCCGGCCCATTCGGCCCCATCGCTGGCACCAGCCCCACGCGAAATCATGAATTCGCCGGGAGCAGCACGAACAGCCACGGCGGGATCGCGAAATGCGGAATCCTGACGATGAACGAGAACCGAAACTTCTCGGATATTGTCGACGGCACAACCAACACTCTGCTCGTGGGGGAATATTCGGGACGTCCGGAAACGAACGGCACCAAAACCTTCCGTCCCTGGCATCAGGGAGCCAGCAGCTCCGGGGCTAACGCGGCCATGTACTGCTGCAAGAATGTGAAACAGACGATCAACCAGCGACCTTCCACGTACATCAGTGCCGATCCGCTCTGGAAGTTCAATGATGTCGGGGCCAGCAGCCAGCACGATGGCGGAGCTCAGTTCCTGATGGGAGACGCCAGCGTACGCTTCCTGTCGCAAAACATGGACTTCGAAACCTACAAAAACCTCGCCGACATGCAGGATGAGATGGTGATCGGCGAGTTCTAG
- a CDS encoding 3-keto-disaccharide hydrolase has protein sequence MIRLTQTLLPMILLFGTVQIGLAEKVEKGFFSLMPKEGKHLWEDSIIVTDQGYLDGDGCYIGQEFDDFVLRFEFKQSPGANSGIGIRSARGQNAAYSGMEIQCLEDSHPKYDDIQDWQHHGSVYGIVAAKQGSLKPPGEWNTQEIVVDGRHIKVTVNDQVIVDANLDEAAPDGKSIDGKEHPGLKRDSGYLRLCGHGGGVQFRKMRIKPLSE, from the coding sequence ATGATTCGACTGACTCAAACTCTCCTGCCAATGATTCTGTTGTTTGGAACCGTCCAGATCGGCCTGGCCGAGAAGGTGGAGAAAGGTTTCTTCTCCCTGATGCCCAAAGAGGGCAAGCACCTCTGGGAAGACAGCATCATCGTGACCGACCAAGGGTACCTGGACGGCGATGGCTGTTACATCGGCCAGGAATTTGACGACTTCGTTCTCCGCTTTGAATTCAAGCAATCCCCCGGCGCCAACAGCGGCATCGGGATTCGTTCGGCTCGCGGGCAGAACGCTGCCTACAGCGGAATGGAGATTCAGTGCCTGGAAGATTCCCATCCGAAATACGATGACATTCAAGACTGGCAGCACCACGGTTCTGTCTACGGAATCGTCGCCGCCAAACAGGGATCCCTGAAACCACCGGGGGAATGGAACACTCAGGAAATCGTCGTCGATGGTCGCCACATCAAGGTGACGGTCAATGATCAGGTCATCGTCGACGCAAACCTGGATGAGGCCGCCCCGGACGGGAAATCAATCGACGGCAAGGAACATCCGGGCCTGAAGCGGGACTCCGGTTACCTGCGCCTCTGCGGCCACGGCGGTGGGGTTCAGTTCCGCAAAATGCGTATCAAACCTTTATCAGAATAG
- a CDS encoding diacylglycerol/lipid kinase family protein has product MSNHPKQVVISKNPYSGSGLREPQLMRLTKRLSELGLEPCVFTDRDALKQELENETFRKETRCIVAAGGDGTVDDMINRYPGVPLAVLPMGTENLLAKYFDMPRHGGEVAEMIAEGHIEPMDVGMVNKHRFAVMASCGFDAEVIYQAHLARSGRITKLHYVRPIWKTIRTFPGYRLTVTSPDLPEPAECDMAVVSNISRYASNLPVNPNSRHDDGLLSVCLFASARPVDLISYSIQGFLTRSIRSTKIRRFLTTSLSIDADQPVRFQADGESIGHTACEVSILPASLSLVVPARWVEKSRNTGHSEVRAVPLQQLPPLPVGQPE; this is encoded by the coding sequence ATGAGCAACCATCCGAAACAGGTCGTGATTTCGAAGAACCCCTACTCCGGGTCCGGCCTGCGCGAACCGCAATTGATGCGGCTGACCAAACGTCTGAGTGAGCTTGGGCTGGAGCCGTGTGTCTTCACCGATCGTGATGCGCTCAAGCAGGAACTCGAGAACGAGACCTTCCGCAAAGAGACTCGCTGCATTGTCGCCGCCGGCGGAGATGGCACTGTCGACGACATGATCAACCGTTATCCCGGCGTCCCGCTGGCTGTGCTGCCCATGGGAACGGAGAACCTGCTCGCCAAGTATTTCGACATGCCGCGTCATGGTGGCGAAGTCGCCGAGATGATCGCCGAGGGACATATCGAGCCGATGGATGTCGGCATGGTCAACAAGCATCGCTTTGCAGTAATGGCCAGTTGTGGATTCGATGCCGAAGTGATCTATCAGGCTCATCTGGCCCGCTCGGGGCGAATCACCAAGCTGCACTACGTTCGGCCGATCTGGAAAACGATCCGCACGTTCCCGGGGTATCGATTAACAGTCACGTCGCCGGACCTGCCAGAACCTGCTGAGTGTGACATGGCGGTGGTCTCGAACATCTCCCGGTACGCCTCGAATCTGCCGGTGAATCCCAATTCCCGTCACGATGACGGTCTGCTGAGTGTCTGCCTGTTCGCATCAGCCCGGCCCGTTGATCTGATCAGTTACTCGATTCAAGGGTTTCTCACCCGTTCGATTCGATCCACGAAGATCCGCCGGTTTTTGACGACTTCCCTGTCGATCGATGCCGACCAGCCAGTTCGTTTTCAGGCGGACGGAGAATCGATTGGGCATACAGCGTGTGAGGTCTCGATTCTCCCGGCCTCATTAAGCCTGGTTGTGCCCGCACGCTGGGTCGAGAAATCGCGGAATACGGGACACTCAGAAGTCCGAGCCGTCCCTTTGCAGCAGCTTCCGCCACTGCCGGTCGGTCAACCAGAGTAG
- a CDS encoding peroxiredoxin → MKMYRHAEFARPFALAVACLFLGITLGSTQPVMADDVNVGDDAPKFSARDDQGNVWKSENHVGKKILVVYFYPADMTGGCTKQACGFRDDMAQLQGADVEVVGVSGDTVESHQLFKKVYDLNFTLLADTEGEVAKAFGVPTRPGGSIERTVDSQNFVLTRGVTANRWTFVVDKNGKVVHKDTSVNAAADSEKIMQVVQKLK, encoded by the coding sequence ATGAAGATGTACCGCCATGCTGAATTCGCCCGACCGTTCGCTCTGGCTGTCGCCTGCCTGTTTCTGGGAATCACGCTCGGCAGCACGCAGCCGGTGATGGCTGATGACGTGAACGTCGGCGACGATGCCCCCAAGTTTTCCGCCAGAGATGATCAGGGCAACGTCTGGAAGTCCGAGAATCATGTCGGCAAGAAGATCCTCGTGGTCTATTTCTATCCGGCCGACATGACGGGTGGCTGTACGAAGCAAGCCTGCGGCTTCCGTGACGACATGGCTCAGCTCCAGGGAGCCGATGTCGAAGTGGTCGGTGTCAGCGGCGATACCGTCGAATCGCATCAGCTCTTCAAGAAGGTCTACGATCTGAACTTCACCCTGCTGGCCGATACCGAAGGGGAAGTCGCCAAAGCGTTCGGCGTGCCGACCCGTCCCGGTGGAAGCATTGAACGAACCGTCGACTCACAGAACTTCGTGCTGACTCGTGGAGTCACGGCGAATCGCTGGACGTTCGTCGTCGACAAGAACGGCAAGGTGGTTCACAAAGACACTTCGGTGAACGCAGCAGCCGACAGCGAAAAGATCATGCAGGTCGTGCAGAAGCTGAAGTAA